CCGACATGCGCGCCTACAGCGAGGAGCTCTTCGGCCCCGCCGCTGTCGTCTACCGCGTCAAGGACGCGGCCGAGGCCGTCGCGCTGGCCAACGACTCGTCGTTCGGACTCGGCGGTGTCGTCTGGAGCGCGGACACCGAGCAGGCCCAGCGGGTCGCCGACGCGCTCGACACCGGCATGGTCTGGATCAACAGCGCCCAGGGCTCGGCCGCCGACCTGCCCTTCGGCGGGACCAAGCGCTCGGGCGTCGGCCGCGAGCTCGGCCCCTACGGCATCGACGAGTTCGTCAACAAGAAGCTCATCTACACCCCCGCGGGCTGACCCCGCTCGCCACGGGTCCGGGGGTCCTGCCTCCGGGCCCGTGGCGGCGCCGCCTACGCTCGGCGCATGAGCGATCAGACGATGGCCGGCCGCACCGTGCTGGTGACCGGAGCGAGCGACGGGATCGGCGCGGAGACCGCGAAGGTCCTCGCCCAGCGAGGCGCGACGGTCCACGTCACCGGGCGCTCGGCCGACAAGCTGCGGCCGGTCGCGGAGGCGGTCGGCACGGAGCCGCTGGTCGCCGACTTCTCCCGGCTCGATGACGTACGCCGCCTGGCCGAGCAGGTGCGCGAGCGCGTCGGCTCGCTCGACGTGCTGATGAACAACGCCGGCGGCACCTTCGCCCCGACGCGGACCACGCACGACGGCCACGAGCCCAACTTCCAGGTCAACCACCTCGCGCCGTTCCTGCTGACCAACCTGCTGCGTCCGACGCTGGCCGCCGCCGACCGCTCGCTCGTGGTCAACACCTCGAGCATCGCCAACCTGGTGGGCAAGGTCGTGCTCGACGACCTCGACTACGAGCACCGCAAGGCGCGCGAGTTCGCCGCCTACGGCACCGGCAAGCTGATGAACATCCTCTTCACCCGCGGCATCACCGACCGCTGGGCCGACGACGGCATCGCGTCCGTCGCGGTGCACCCGGGGCCGGTGGGCAGCTCGTTCGGCCGCGACTCGTGGCTCGTGGGCCTGCTCTACCGCACGCCGCTCGCCCGCTTCGCGACGATCAGCGTCCCCGACGGCGCGGCGCCCCTCATCACCCTCGCCGAGCGCGGGCCCGACCCCGAGATCAACGGGCGGTACTTCAGCCGGTTCACCATCGACGGTCGTGAGAACAAGCAGGCGCACGATCGGACTCTGATTGACGGGCTCTGGGAGCGGTCGGCGGAGCTCGTCGGGCTCGCCTGACTCGCACCGCAGGACGGCCCCTCAGCTTCGGTGGTCGAGGAGGGACGAAGTCCCGTCTCGAGACCTGGTCCACCGTTGGTCGAGGAGGCCGCCCGCGGCCGTCACGAGACCCCGTCCACCCTCGCTGGTCGAGGAGGGACGAAGTCCCGTCACGAGACCCCTTGGCCTCAGTTGCACACTGGATCGAACCTCCCCTTCCCGTCTGATTCGAACAGGTGTACGATCGTGCGTAGCACGCCGGTCCGAAACGGTTCTCTCGTCTGAGGTGACGGAGTTCCCGGGATCGGGTCAGTCACTCATAGAACCCGTGTTGGTGCTCGCGGGATGCCGTAGGGCTCTCGGGTGACGACCTGGCTAGTGGTGCCACCCCATGCCTCACCGCTTCGCCCCGGACCCGGGCGGATGTCAGTGACGTGCGTGCAAGGAGGTGGCCCCCGATGGATCAGCTGGACCAGCCAGACCCGGAGCTTCAGCATCCGATCGTGGCGTGTGCGGGCGACCTACGTGCGTTGTTGAAGGGCGTGGTGTCGGTGGAGCCGGTGTTCATGTCGGTGGCCGACAAGCGGGCGGCGCTGGTGGAGCTGGTGGCGGCGCGTTCCCAGCTGGACGGGCTGCTGGCGCGGGTGCTGGCCGCGTCCGACGATCTCGGGACGGTGGAGGGTTCGCGGGACGCGACGGCGTGGCTGGCCTCCGAGACGCGGTCGACGCGGCGGGAGTCGCGTCGGGACCTGGCGTTGGGGCGGGCGTTGGAGGCGCATCCGGAGGTCGGGCGTCAGCTCGCGGACGGCACGCTGCGAGCGGAGCAAGCACGGGCGATCGTCGACGCGGTCGACGCCCTCCCGTCCCGGGTGGATGACGTGGTGCGTGCGGAGGCCGAGGCGCGACTGCTGGCGTACGCGCGTGAGCATGACGCGAAGGGTCTGCGGCAGATCGGGAAGCGGATCCTGGACGTGGTCGCACCCGAGGTGGGGGAGTCCGCCGAGGCCGACGCGCTCGAGGCCGAGGAGCGGCGGGCGGAGGAGTCGGTGTCGTTCTCGATGTCCGATGACGGTGAGGGACGCTGCCACGGCCGGTTCACGGTCCCGTCTCCTGTGGGTGCGGTCCTGCGGCGGATCCTGCTGGCGTTGGCGAACCCGGCCCGCCACACCGACGCCGACCTGCGCGACGAGGCGGGGGTGTGGAAGCCGTCGCGTCGTCGGATGGGTGAGGCGTTCGTGGAGTACGTCGAGCGCTATCCGACCGACGCGGCCCCGCAGACCGCCGGTGTGAACGCGACGGTCGTGGTGACGCTGACCCTTCGGGATCTGCTCGGTGACCGCGGTGTCGCGTTGCTGGACGACGGGACCCGGATGTCGGCGGCGCAGGCACGCAGGTTGGCCTGCGAGGCCGGTGTCATCCCGGTGGTCCTCGGCGGCGACGGTCAGGTGCTGGACCTGGGCCGGACGCGGCGGTTGTTCAGCAAGGCGCAGCGGATCGCGCTCGGTCTGCGCGACGGTGGCTGCACCGCGCGGGGGTGTGAGACAACCGCCTCAGGCTGCCACGCCCACCACGACGACCCCTGGTCCAACGGCGGCACCACCGACCTCGCGAACGGGCGGCTGCTGTGCCCGCGCCACCACCGTCTCGCCCACGACCCCCGCTACGCGAAGACCATCCATGCCGACAACCAGGTCACCTTCGTGATGCGGACGTGAGGGGAGTTGGGATCGAGCTTTCGCTCGGCGGTAGCGACGAACCGCCCACTACGACGCAGGTGCTCAGCGCCCAGATGACCTCTGGTCCATTCATGCTCCAACGAGGAGCCAGCACCTGCCGTCGACGGTCAGCAGTTCCACTCTTGAGTTCGGGGCGCGAGCGAGCAAACAAGGACCCACTCTGGGCGCTTCCGAGTCGAGCCGCACTATTTCGCGAGAGCATGCGGGTCATGAGCGATGCCCCAGAGTCCGCTAAGTCCGACTTTAAGTACAACGTCGAGAACGCGATCTCAATGTCGT
This genomic interval from Nocardioides palaemonis contains the following:
- a CDS encoding SDR family NAD(P)-dependent oxidoreductase, giving the protein MSDQTMAGRTVLVTGASDGIGAETAKVLAQRGATVHVTGRSADKLRPVAEAVGTEPLVADFSRLDDVRRLAEQVRERVGSLDVLMNNAGGTFAPTRTTHDGHEPNFQVNHLAPFLLTNLLRPTLAAADRSLVVNTSSIANLVGKVVLDDLDYEHRKAREFAAYGTGKLMNILFTRGITDRWADDGIASVAVHPGPVGSSFGRDSWLVGLLYRTPLARFATISVPDGAAPLITLAERGPDPEINGRYFSRFTIDGRENKQAHDRTLIDGLWERSAELVGLA
- a CDS encoding HNH endonuclease signature motif containing protein, yielding MACAGDLRALLKGVVSVEPVFMSVADKRAALVELVAARSQLDGLLARVLAASDDLGTVEGSRDATAWLASETRSTRRESRRDLALGRALEAHPEVGRQLADGTLRAEQARAIVDAVDALPSRVDDVVRAEAEARLLAYAREHDAKGLRQIGKRILDVVAPEVGESAEADALEAEERRAEESVSFSMSDDGEGRCHGRFTVPSPVGAVLRRILLALANPARHTDADLRDEAGVWKPSRRRMGEAFVEYVERYPTDAAPQTAGVNATVVVTLTLRDLLGDRGVALLDDGTRMSAAQARRLACEAGVIPVVLGGDGQVLDLGRTRRLFSKAQRIALGLRDGGCTARGCETTASGCHAHHDDPWSNGGTTDLANGRLLCPRHHRLAHDPRYAKTIHADNQVTFVMRT